The following are from one region of the Lentimicrobiaceae bacterium genome:
- a CDS encoding co-chaperone GroES family protein, whose translation MYENIVVVGDKILIKPLTESTKTKAGLYLPSGYSEKDEIKQGYIIKTGPGVPYPYFEGDEEPWKCEDNTTKYMPLQVKEGDLAFFLARYAYEIKYKQETLFVVSQHHILLVERDL comes from the coding sequence ATGTACGAAAACATTGTGGTAGTTGGCGATAAGATATTGATAAAGCCCCTGACCGAAAGCACTAAAACCAAGGCAGGCTTGTATTTGCCTTCGGGATATTCGGAAAAAGATGAGATAAAACAAGGTTACATTATAAAAACCGGTCCTGGCGTTCCCTATCCTTATTTTGAAGGTGATGAAGAGCCATGGAAATGCGAAGACAATACTACTAAGTACATGCCTTTGCAAGTTAAGGAAGGCGATTTAGCTTTCTTCTTAGCAAGATACGCCTACGAAATAAAATACAAGCAAGAAACTTTGTTTGTTGTATCGCAGCATCATATTTTACTAGTGGAGAGAGATTTGTAG
- the uvrB gene encoding excinuclease ABC subunit UvrB: protein MKFKLTSKFEPTGDQPSAIKQLYEGLLRNDKHQVLLGVTGSGKTFTIANVINQIQRPTLVLSHNKTLAAQLYAEFKQFFPENAVKFFISYYDYYQPEAFIPTTNTYIEKDISINEEIEKLRIDATSSLLTGRRDIIIVASVSCIYGIGNPEDINSNTIHIKVGDKISRDKFLRRLVDSLYSRTEFDLERGKFRVKGDTVDIFPVEADFACKVIFFSDEIEEISTFNPISGNLIEHLEQFTIFPTNIFVTSKEKIQSAIKNIHIDLGKQIDFFKETGKIIEAKRLEDRVTYDLEMMRELGYCSGIENYSRYFDGRKPGTRPFCLLDYFPDDYLMVVDESHVTVPQIRAMYGGDRSRKQNLVEYGFRLPSALDNRPLKFPEFEALTNQVIYVSATPADYELAKANGVIVEQIVRPTGLIDPIIEVKPSLNQIDDLLNEIQIRTKNNERTLITTLTKRMAEELSKYLSNLNIKTKYLHSGVLTIERVEILNSLRTGEIDVLVGVNLLREGLDLPEVSLVAILDADKEGFLRSEKSLTQTAGRAARNINSKVIFYADTITDSMQKTIDETNRKRSIQLEYNRINNITPKQIIKDISTDLVGLSADSGTPTPDKANKIYVEGSIINSAADPLSEYLSYQQLEKLYNTSKTLMQKAAKDLDFMEAARLRDEMYMYKNKMEQFNVKPK, encoded by the coding sequence ATGAAGTTTAAACTGACATCTAAATTTGAACCTACCGGCGACCAACCTTCGGCGATTAAGCAATTGTACGAAGGCTTGCTCAGAAACGATAAGCATCAGGTTTTATTAGGTGTTACGGGGTCGGGAAAAACTTTTACTATTGCCAACGTTATAAATCAAATTCAACGTCCGACATTAGTCCTCAGCCACAATAAAACTCTTGCGGCACAGTTGTACGCTGAGTTCAAGCAGTTTTTTCCGGAAAATGCAGTCAAGTTTTTTATTTCGTACTACGACTATTACCAACCCGAAGCTTTTATCCCTACTACCAATACTTACATTGAGAAGGATATTTCCATAAACGAAGAAATTGAAAAACTTCGAATTGATGCTACTTCTTCGCTACTCACAGGCAGACGCGATATAATTATTGTTGCTTCGGTTTCTTGCATTTACGGTATCGGAAATCCCGAAGACATCAATAGCAACACTATCCATATTAAAGTCGGCGACAAAATTAGTCGCGATAAATTTCTGCGTCGCTTGGTAGATAGTCTTTATTCCAGAACCGAATTTGACCTCGAAAGGGGAAAATTCAGAGTTAAAGGTGATACCGTCGATATTTTTCCGGTTGAAGCCGATTTTGCTTGCAAAGTCATCTTTTTTAGCGACGAAATTGAAGAAATTTCTACATTCAACCCTATAAGTGGCAACCTCATTGAGCATTTGGAACAGTTTACAATATTTCCTACAAATATTTTTGTTACTTCGAAAGAGAAAATACAATCAGCCATAAAAAATATTCATATAGATTTAGGCAAGCAAATTGACTTCTTCAAAGAAACCGGTAAAATCATTGAAGCCAAACGTCTGGAAGACAGAGTAACTTACGATTTGGAGATGATGCGAGAGCTCGGTTATTGTTCGGGAATTGAAAATTACAGTCGTTATTTCGACGGCAGAAAACCCGGCACTCGTCCATTTTGCTTGCTCGATTATTTTCCCGACGATTATTTAATGGTCGTTGACGAAAGCCACGTTACAGTCCCGCAAATCAGAGCCATGTACGGCGGCGACCGCTCGCGAAAGCAAAATTTGGTTGAGTATGGTTTCAGACTGCCTTCGGCTTTGGATAACAGACCTCTTAAATTTCCGGAATTTGAAGCTCTGACAAATCAGGTTATATACGTTAGTGCCACGCCTGCCGATTACGAACTTGCGAAAGCCAACGGAGTTATTGTCGAGCAAATTGTAAGACCTACAGGTCTCATCGACCCGATTATTGAAGTTAAGCCCAGTTTAAACCAAATCGACGATTTGCTTAATGAAATTCAGATTAGAACTAAAAATAACGAGAGGACTCTCATTACAACGCTTACCAAACGCATGGCTGAAGAGCTTTCAAAATATTTGAGCAATCTGAATATCAAAACCAAATATTTACACTCGGGAGTGCTTACGATTGAACGTGTTGAGATTCTTAACAGTCTGCGGACAGGCGAAATCGACGTTTTGGTTGGTGTAAACTTGCTGCGCGAAGGATTAGACCTCCCGGAGGTTTCGTTGGTTGCAATTTTGGATGCCGACAAAGAAGGATTTTTGCGTTCGGAAAAATCGCTTACGCAAACAGCAGGAAGAGCTGCCAGAAACATAAACAGCAAGGTTATTTTCTACGCCGATACTATAACCGATTCTATGCAAAAAACCATAGACGAAACCAACAGAAAACGCAGTATTCAGCTTGAATACAACCGCATTAACAATATTACTCCAAAACAAATTATTAAAGATATTAGCACCGATTTGGTCGGATTGAGTGCCGATAGCGGAACGCCGACCCCAGACAAAGCCAATAAAATCTACGTCGAAGGTTCGATTATCAATTCTGCCGCCGACCCTTTAAGCGAATATCTTAGCTATCAGCAATTGGAAAAACTTTACAATACATCTAAGACTCTAATGCAAAAAGCCGCCAAAGACCTTGATTTTATGGAAGCTGCACGGCTTAGAGACGAAATGTATATGTACAAAAATAAAATGGAACAGTTTAATGTTAAACCTAAATAG
- a CDS encoding endonuclease/exonuclease/phosphatase family protein, producing the protein MAKKTKKTKKTKKKKKFGVGETILLAVNFFFILLLLLANLAPILSPEKYFYISTLGLVYPLLIIANLVFVIVWLLRFRYSFVFSLIAIAISYGNVAKTFGFTSKKLTLDQNEYVSVMSYNVKLFDYFSHPDNEIKKSLDGVTKLVNDNKVEILCLQEFYDGSQSGSNTLKILSKNCHLPFTYVETIKSINPRQPFGLAILSKYPIVNQEKINFDNSKVNYAIKCDVLVGNDTLNLINTHLESIKLGKEDYNLMSEIIAGTTSNEQIKKSSKSILKKLETAYERRIPQVSKLQEIIDKCNNPLILVGDFNDTPVSYTYRIISKNLKDSFKEAGWGFGKTYAEKIPLLRIDYIFFSNELNCAEFEVISSKISDHYPILSKFSIK; encoded by the coding sequence ATGGCTAAGAAAACTAAAAAAACCAAGAAAACTAAGAAAAAAAAGAAATTCGGTGTTGGCGAAACAATTTTGCTGGCTGTAAATTTCTTTTTTATTCTGCTGCTTTTGCTTGCCAACTTAGCGCCAATCTTATCTCCCGAAAAATATTTTTACATTTCCACACTCGGACTTGTTTATCCGCTACTTATAATCGCAAACTTAGTTTTTGTCATCGTTTGGCTTTTAAGGTTTAGGTACAGCTTTGTATTTTCATTAATTGCTATTGCCATAAGCTACGGCAATGTTGCCAAAACCTTCGGATTTACAAGTAAAAAACTAACTCTAGACCAAAACGAATACGTTTCGGTGATGTCATACAATGTGAAACTATTCGACTATTTTTCGCATCCCGACAACGAAATAAAAAAATCTTTAGACGGCGTTACAAAACTTGTAAACGACAACAAGGTCGAAATCCTTTGCTTGCAAGAGTTTTACGACGGTTCGCAATCGGGTAGCAATACCCTTAAAATTTTGTCGAAAAATTGCCATCTGCCTTTTACTTACGTTGAAACTATCAAAAGCATAAACCCTCGTCAGCCCTTCGGATTAGCGATTTTATCAAAATATCCAATCGTAAATCAGGAAAAAATAAATTTCGACAACAGTAAAGTAAACTATGCAATAAAATGCGATGTATTAGTTGGTAATGATACGTTAAACCTTATTAATACTCACTTAGAAAGCATTAAATTAGGCAAGGAAGATTACAACTTAATGAGCGAAATAATTGCGGGTACGACAAGCAATGAGCAAATAAAAAAATCGTCGAAATCTATATTAAAAAAACTCGAAACAGCGTACGAACGCAGGATTCCGCAAGTTTCAAAACTTCAAGAAATTATTGATAAGTGTAACAATCCATTAATTTTGGTCGGCGATTTTAACGACACGCCTGTCAGCTATACGTACAGAATTATAAGCAAAAACTTGAAAGACTCTTTTAAAGAAGCGGGTTGGGGTTTTGGAAAAACTTACGCCGAAAAAATTCCTCTTCTACGTATTGATTATATTTTCTTTTCAAATGAATTGAATTGTGCCGAATTTGAAGTAATCAGCAGTAAAATTTCCGACCACTACCCTATTCTGTCTAAATTTTCAATTAAATAA
- the mutL gene encoding DNA mismatch repair endonuclease MutL translates to MSDIIKLLPDSVANQIAAGEVIQRPASVVKELLENSIDSGADQIKLIIKDAGKTLIQVIDNGCGMSDMDARICFERHATSKISNANDLFKLKTLGFRGEALASIAAIAHVELKTKKADEEIGTKIEIQGAKLISQTPISFQNGTSFSVKNIFFNVPARRNFLKSDKVEYGHIFEELNRVVLVYPEIEFEFISDEKVVAHYLKGNTKQRVIQVGGKQFEENLLPISLQTEYVDISGYIGKADIARKTKGSQYFFANNRFIRQPYLHHAVEQAYKDLIPDATVPKYFIYLKVREDEIDVNIHPTKTEVKFQHSQVLYALLRSAVKHALGMYSLSPQLNFDAETAFNTDLPKDYIPKPPTVNINPDYNPFKTSGSKPIKDPLRGNAKGWENLFSAATGSGIADSTLDNLDNIDDKGGNEDSNEYMHNKQSANFIQINKKYIVTYLPSGIMIIDQQKAHQRILYNQIIISKSKSITNSQKLIFPKTLHLSPSEGIVLQELLPSLNEFGLEISDLGNNSFAIISVPEITKNVSVENVIDSIINMHKEGSSASSTDLVQQIAHKLAISSSIKYGDTLTPEAMQSIVDKLFATSSPQLALNGSKTYAVLKNEEIETLLK, encoded by the coding sequence ATGTCCGATATAATAAAATTGCTACCCGATAGTGTTGCCAATCAAATTGCAGCCGGCGAAGTCATACAACGACCTGCATCGGTTGTTAAAGAATTATTAGAAAACTCCATAGATTCGGGAGCCGACCAAATTAAACTTATTATTAAAGACGCTGGTAAAACGCTGATACAAGTCATCGATAACGGTTGCGGCATGAGCGATATGGACGCACGCATCTGTTTTGAAAGACACGCAACATCTAAAATCAGCAACGCCAACGATTTATTTAAACTTAAAACATTGGGATTTAGGGGCGAAGCTCTCGCTTCTATCGCAGCTATTGCTCATGTTGAGCTTAAAACCAAAAAAGCCGACGAAGAAATCGGTACTAAAATAGAAATTCAAGGTGCTAAACTTATTTCTCAAACGCCTATTTCGTTTCAAAACGGCACTTCATTCAGCGTTAAAAACATCTTTTTCAATGTTCCTGCCAGACGTAATTTCCTTAAATCGGACAAGGTGGAATACGGACATATTTTTGAAGAACTTAACCGTGTGGTTTTGGTATATCCCGAAATTGAGTTTGAATTTATTTCAGACGAAAAGGTTGTGGCTCACTACCTTAAGGGGAATACAAAACAGCGCGTTATACAAGTTGGCGGAAAGCAATTTGAAGAAAACCTGTTGCCAATATCGCTACAAACCGAATATGTTGATATTAGCGGCTACATAGGCAAAGCCGATATAGCACGTAAGACAAAAGGTTCGCAGTATTTTTTTGCAAACAATAGGTTTATCAGACAACCCTACCTACATCACGCAGTAGAACAAGCATACAAGGATTTAATTCCCGATGCAACGGTTCCTAAATATTTCATTTATCTGAAAGTTAGAGAAGATGAAATTGATGTCAATATTCACCCGACAAAAACCGAAGTGAAATTTCAGCACAGTCAGGTGTTATACGCCTTGCTGCGCTCGGCTGTGAAACATGCTTTGGGGATGTACTCGCTTTCGCCTCAGCTAAACTTTGACGCCGAAACCGCATTCAACACCGACCTCCCAAAGGATTACATCCCGAAACCTCCTACTGTCAACATCAATCCTGATTATAATCCCTTTAAAACTTCTGGAAGCAAGCCAATAAAAGACCCGCTAAGGGGTAATGCAAAAGGATGGGAAAATCTTTTTTCGGCTGCTACAGGTAGCGGTATTGCCGACAGCACACTTGATAATTTGGACAATATCGACGACAAAGGCGGAAATGAAGATTCTAATGAATACATGCACAACAAACAGAGTGCAAATTTCATTCAAATAAACAAGAAATACATTGTAACGTATTTGCCTTCCGGAATAATGATAATAGACCAACAAAAGGCACATCAGCGAATTTTATACAACCAAATTATTATTTCAAAGTCAAAATCCATCACAAATTCACAAAAACTGATATTTCCTAAAACTCTGCATCTGTCGCCATCGGAAGGAATTGTTTTGCAAGAACTACTTCCTTCTTTAAACGAGTTCGGATTGGAAATCAGCGACTTGGGTAATAATAGTTTTGCAATTATTTCGGTTCCCGAAATAACAAAAAACGTTTCCGTTGAAAATGTAATTGATTCGATAATAAACATGCACAAAGAAGGTAGCAGCGCCTCCTCAACCGATTTGGTTCAACAAATAGCTCACAAACTTGCTATTTCTTCATCGATAAAATACGGCGACACGCTAACACCCGAAGCTATGCAAAGCATTGTGGACAAACTTTTTGCAACTTCAAGTCCGCAACTTGCTCTCAATGGTTCAAAAACGTATGCTGTATTAAAAAACGAAGAAATTGAAACTTTACTAAAATAA
- a CDS encoding rhomboid family intramembrane serine protease, giving the protein MNNFSNTNINNTSIKDLIKKFKSKPIVAQLIIINVAIWVLLSLISVLYFLFQDPESSSYTWTEQILKYFAVPASLSALAARPWTILTYMFVHTSFWHLLFNMLWLYWFGKIFLEFKSKKELLLLYFAGGFIGSFFFIAAYNIFPVFKPIIDSANAIGASAAILGITIATATIAPNYNIRLLLIGNIKLKHIAIFTVILDVLMIKDGNAGGHFAHLGGALCGFIYGLWIRNKADIVNYFRQKKRKRNFSIPKKKKKKKSENIYTETYVSDEDYNRKKHENQEKIDKILDKISEKGYNALSKEEKEFLFSNSSKNG; this is encoded by the coding sequence ATGAATAATTTTTCAAATACAAACATAAATAACACAAGCATTAAGGATTTGATTAAGAAGTTTAAATCCAAACCTATAGTGGCGCAATTAATTATAATAAACGTTGCTATCTGGGTATTGTTAAGCTTGATTTCTGTTTTGTATTTTTTGTTTCAAGACCCTGAAAGCAGTAGTTACACATGGACTGAACAAATTTTGAAATATTTTGCCGTACCGGCTTCCTTATCGGCATTAGCTGCAAGACCTTGGACAATCCTCACTTACATGTTTGTTCACACGTCGTTTTGGCACTTGCTTTTCAATATGCTGTGGCTGTATTGGTTTGGTAAAATATTTTTAGAATTCAAATCCAAAAAAGAATTATTGCTTTTGTACTTTGCTGGCGGTTTTATAGGCTCATTTTTCTTTATAGCTGCTTATAACATTTTTCCCGTGTTCAAGCCAATAATTGACAGTGCCAATGCCATAGGTGCATCGGCGGCAATTTTGGGTATTACCATAGCAACCGCAACAATAGCTCCAAATTACAACATCAGATTACTGTTAATTGGAAACATCAAACTCAAACACATAGCAATATTTACGGTTATTCTTGATGTTTTAATGATTAAAGATGGCAATGCCGGCGGACATTTTGCTCATTTGGGTGGTGCGTTGTGTGGGTTTATTTACGGCTTGTGGATTAGAAACAAAGCCGATATTGTCAACTATTTCAGACAAAAAAAGCGTAAAAGAAATTTTTCTATTCCCAAAAAGAAGAAAAAGAAAAAATCTGAAAATATCTACACCGAAACGTACGTTAGCGATGAAGATTACAACAGAAAAAAACACGAAAATCAGGAAAAAATTGATAAAATATTAGATAAGATTTCTGAAAAAGGTTATAATGCCTTATCAAAGGAAGAAAAGGAGTTTTTGTTCTCAAATTCATCAAAAAATGGCTAA
- a CDS encoding phospho-sugar mutase has translation MNTINENTLKNAQAWLNDPVIDDETKSEIKNMMENNPAELNEAFYANLEFGTGGLRGIMGVGSYRMNKYTVGMATQGLANYLIESFSDTEIKVAIAYDVRNNSKYFAQVAANVLSANNIKVFLFQEPRPTPMLSFAVRHLNCQSGIVITASHNPKEYNGYKVYWDDGAQLTPPHDTNVIDRVNKIGGLKEVKFNGNDNLIVPIGEDVDNAYFDKLKTYVLQPDVIKQNENIKIVYTPIHGTGLHTVPRALKEFGFKNVILVEEQAVQDGNFPTVESPNPEERSAMALALKKAEKVNADIILATDPDSDRLAVGLKNHKNEYVLLNGNQTAVLLTYYLIKQWKDKNKLTGNEFIVKTVVTSELMSDIAVKAGVEYYDVLTGFKWIAKIIRENEGKKTFIGGGEESFGYMVGDFVRDKDALISCSVFAECVAWANSRNMSLFEILIEIYLEYGFYKERLVNIVRKGISGKKEIKGMMDNYRNNPPKYINGSKVITIKDYKTHKRTDVETNAVTTIDLPSSDVLQFLLEDGSKISVRPSGTEPKIKFYFSVKEKLKDKADFDAVDEKLEKKLDDIISDMGLNN, from the coding sequence ATGAATACAATAAATGAAAACACTTTGAAAAACGCTCAGGCGTGGTTAAACGACCCCGTTATCGACGACGAAACCAAGTCGGAAATAAAAAATATGATGGAGAACAATCCTGCAGAGCTTAACGAAGCTTTTTATGCAAATTTGGAATTTGGAACCGGTGGCTTGCGTGGTATAATGGGAGTTGGCTCTTATCGCATGAATAAATATACAGTCGGAATGGCAACGCAAGGACTTGCCAACTACCTGATAGAGTCGTTTAGCGATACTGAAATTAAAGTGGCTATTGCTTACGATGTCAGAAACAACAGCAAATACTTTGCGCAAGTTGCTGCCAACGTGCTTAGTGCCAACAATATTAAAGTATTCTTGTTTCAAGAACCGCGACCAACTCCTATGCTTTCATTTGCCGTTAGGCATCTGAATTGCCAAAGTGGTATTGTAATCACAGCTTCGCACAATCCGAAAGAATACAACGGATACAAAGTATATTGGGACGATGGCGCTCAGCTTACACCTCCGCACGATACAAACGTTATTGATAGGGTGAACAAAATCGGCGGTTTGAAAGAAGTTAAATTCAACGGCAACGACAATCTCATCGTTCCTATTGGTGAAGATGTTGATAATGCTTATTTTGACAAACTTAAAACTTACGTATTGCAACCCGACGTAATCAAACAAAACGAAAACATTAAAATAGTTTACACTCCTATTCATGGAACCGGCTTGCACACCGTTCCGCGTGCTTTAAAAGAGTTTGGCTTTAAAAATGTAATTTTAGTGGAAGAACAAGCCGTACAAGACGGCAACTTCCCAACTGTTGAATCGCCAAATCCGGAAGAAAGGAGTGCTATGGCTTTGGCTTTGAAAAAAGCCGAAAAAGTTAACGCCGATATTATTTTAGCAACCGACCCCGACTCTGACAGACTTGCAGTTGGGCTTAAAAACCATAAAAACGAATACGTTTTGCTTAACGGTAACCAAACAGCCGTCTTGCTTACATATTACCTGATAAAACAATGGAAAGACAAAAATAAACTTACCGGAAACGAATTTATTGTCAAAACCGTTGTAACCTCCGAACTTATGAGCGACATTGCCGTTAAAGCCGGAGTTGAGTATTACGATGTTTTAACCGGTTTTAAATGGATTGCCAAAATAATACGCGAAAATGAAGGTAAAAAGACGTTTATAGGCGGTGGCGAAGAAAGTTTCGGATATATGGTAGGCGATTTTGTTAGAGATAAAGATGCTCTTATTTCGTGTAGCGTTTTTGCCGAATGCGTGGCTTGGGCTAATAGTAGAAATATGTCTCTGTTTGAAATTTTAATTGAAATTTATTTGGAATACGGTTTCTACAAAGAAAGACTTGTCAACATTGTTCGCAAAGGTATTAGCGGTAAAAAAGAAATTAAAGGCATGATGGATAACTACCGTAACAATCCTCCCAAATATATCAACGGTAGCAAGGTTATTACTATAAAAGATTACAAAACTCACAAACGCACCGATGTTGAAACCAATGCCGTTACCACTATAGACTTACCCTCAAGCGATGTGTTGCAATTTTTGTTGGAAGACGGAAGCAAAATCAGTGTAAGACCCTCAGGAACAGAACCTAAAATAAAGTTTTATTTCAGCGTCAAAGAAAAATTAAAAGATAAAGCCGATTTTGATGCGGTTGATGAAAAGTTGGAGAAGAAACTTGATGATATCATTAGTGATATGGGACTGAATAATTAG
- a CDS encoding rhomboid family intramembrane serine protease: MDNRQYSPGGFSILPPVVKNLLIINGIFYLATISLGYSMNIDLIDILGLHYFKAEKFEFYQFITYMFMHGGFSHIFFNMFALWMFGSILEQTWGPKRFLIYYFFTGIGAAIVHYVVFYFQITPTIELIDNFIYQPNIENLQQIVSTHRFAIFDDTGNITSLFEQFKVNYSILANNPTDTAAMQNVLNFMSEYKIHYLNQPVVVGASGAVYGLLLAFGMMFPNAMIYLYFFVPMKAKWFVIIFGVIELLSGIYGRGGNIAHFAHLGGMIFGIILILIWRRKDKKSSNFSY, translated from the coding sequence ATGGACAACAGACAGTACTCGCCAGGCGGATTTAGCATATTACCTCCAGTAGTTAAAAACCTACTTATCATAAACGGGATTTTCTACTTGGCTACAATATCTTTGGGATACTCAATGAATATCGACTTAATCGACATTTTGGGTCTGCACTATTTTAAAGCCGAAAAGTTTGAGTTTTACCAGTTTATAACTTACATGTTTATGCATGGAGGTTTTTCTCACATTTTCTTCAATATGTTTGCCTTGTGGATGTTCGGAAGCATTTTGGAGCAAACTTGGGGACCTAAGCGCTTTTTGATTTATTATTTTTTTACAGGCATTGGTGCTGCTATTGTTCACTACGTTGTTTTCTATTTTCAAATAACGCCGACAATCGAGTTAATAGACAATTTTATATACCAACCTAATATTGAAAATTTGCAGCAAATAGTTAGCACTCACAGGTTTGCCATTTTCGACGACACCGGAAATATTACATCTCTTTTCGAACAGTTTAAAGTCAATTATTCAATACTCGCAAACAATCCGACAGATACCGCCGCAATGCAAAATGTATTGAATTTTATGAGCGAATATAAAATACACTACTTGAATCAGCCTGTGGTTGTCGGAGCTTCGGGTGCTGTATATGGTTTGTTGTTAGCATTTGGCATGATGTTCCCAAATGCAATGATATATTTGTACTTTTTTGTCCCTATGAAAGCAAAATGGTTTGTAATTATTTTCGGCGTTATAGAACTTCTTTCAGGAATTTACGGAAGGGGCGGAAATATTGCACACTTCGCTCACTTGGGCGGTATGATTTTCGGCATAATTCTGATACTGATTTGGCGAAGAAAAGATAAAAAATCTTCTAACTTTAGCTATTGA